A portion of the Cygnus olor isolate bCygOlo1 chromosome 15, bCygOlo1.pri.v2, whole genome shotgun sequence genome contains these proteins:
- the SEPTIN12 gene encoding septin-12 isoform X3: protein MEAPAMLEELPPGAAPGKGTHELFGYVGIEAVLDQMRVKTMKTGFEFNIMVVGQSGLGKSTMVNTLFKSKVSRKASQPGQEERIPKTVQLQSVTHVIEEKGVKMKLTVTDTPGFGDQINNENCWDPIIKYINEQYERYLHEEILITRKRKIPDTRVHGCVYFVPPTGHWLRPLDLEFMRRLSKIVNVVPVIAKADTLTLEERAEFKQRIQQDLKAHAISVYPQEDFDEDPDDRLLNNVIREKIPFAVVGADQEHQVNGRRVLGRKTKWGIIEVENPMHCEFPMLQDLLIRSHLQDLKDITHNVHYESYRVRRLNESNRVALSPANGLPGKDEDDSNL, encoded by the exons aTGGAGGCGCCGGCCATGCTCGAGGAGCTGCCCCCCGGCGCTGCGCCCGGCAAGGGGACGCATGAGCTCTTCGGCTACGTGGGGATCGAAGCCGTGCTCGACCAGATGAGGGTCAAGACCATGAAGACGGGCTTCGAGTTCAACATCATGGTCGTCG GGCAGAGCGGGCTGGGGAAGTCCACGATGGTGAACACCCTCTTCAAGTCCAAAGTGAGCCGCAAAGCCTCGCAGCCCGGCCAGGAGGAGCGCATCCCAAAGACAGTGCAGCTGCAGTCGGTCACCCATG TCATCGAAGAGAAGGGTGTGAAGATGAAGCTGACGGTGACAGACACGCCGGGATTCGGGGACCAGATCAACAATGAGAACTG CTGGGACCCCATCATCAAGTACATCAACGAGCAGTACGAGAGGTACCTGCACGAGGAGATCCTCATCACCCGTAAGAGGAAGATTCCGGACACCAGGGTCCATGGCTGCGTGTACTTTGTCCCCCCCACGGGACACTG GCTGAGGCCCCTCGACCTGGAGTTCATGCGGAGGCTCAGCAAGATCGTCAACGTGGTGCCGGTGATCGCCAAAGCCGACACGCTCACCCTGGAGGAGCGGGCAGAGTTCAAGCAACGG ATCCAGCAGGACCTGAAGGCCCACGCCATCAGCGTGTACCCGCAGGAGGACTTCGACGAGGACCCGGATGACAGGTTGCTCAACAACGTGATTCGG GAGAAGATCCCGTTCGCCGTGGTGGGGGCAGACCAGGAGCACCAGGTGAACGGCAGGCGGGTGCTGGGCCGCAAGACCAAGTGGGGCATTATCGAAG TGGAGAACCCGATGCACTGCGAATTCCCCATGCTGCAGGACCTGCTCATCCG GTCCCACCTGCAGGATCTCAAGGACATCACCCACAACGTGCATTACGAGAGCTACCGCGTGCGGCGGCTGAATGAGAGCAACCGGGTGGCGCTGAGCCCCGCCAACGGGCTGCCGGGCAAGGACGAGGACGACAGCAACCTCTGA
- the SEPTIN12 gene encoding septin-12 isoform X2: MAVGEVFLGHTRLGSSLEPQESSMEAPAMLEELPPGAAPGKGTHELFGYVGIEAVLDQMRVKTMKTGFEFNIMVVGQSGLGKSTMVNTLFKSKVSRKASQPGQEERIPKTVQLQSVTHVIEEKGVKMKLTVTDTPGFGDQINNENCWDPIIKYINEQYERYLHEEILITRKRKIPDTRVHGCVYFVPPTGHWLRPLDLEFMRRLSKIVNVVPVIAKADTLTLEERAEFKQRIQQDLKAHAISVYPQEDFDEDPDDRLLNNVIREKIPFAVVGADQEHQVNGRRVLGRKTKWGIIEVENPMHCEFPMLQDLLIRSHLQDLKDITHNVHYESYRVRRLNESNRVALSPANGLPGKDEDDSNL, translated from the exons ATGGCGGTGGGAGAGGTGTTTCTGGGTCACACTCGGCTGG GGAGCAGCCTGGagccccaggagagcagcaTGGAGGCGCCGGCCATGCTCGAGGAGCTGCCCCCCGGCGCTGCGCCCGGCAAGGGGACGCATGAGCTCTTCGGCTACGTGGGGATCGAAGCCGTGCTCGACCAGATGAGGGTCAAGACCATGAAGACGGGCTTCGAGTTCAACATCATGGTCGTCG GGCAGAGCGGGCTGGGGAAGTCCACGATGGTGAACACCCTCTTCAAGTCCAAAGTGAGCCGCAAAGCCTCGCAGCCCGGCCAGGAGGAGCGCATCCCAAAGACAGTGCAGCTGCAGTCGGTCACCCATG TCATCGAAGAGAAGGGTGTGAAGATGAAGCTGACGGTGACAGACACGCCGGGATTCGGGGACCAGATCAACAATGAGAACTG CTGGGACCCCATCATCAAGTACATCAACGAGCAGTACGAGAGGTACCTGCACGAGGAGATCCTCATCACCCGTAAGAGGAAGATTCCGGACACCAGGGTCCATGGCTGCGTGTACTTTGTCCCCCCCACGGGACACTG GCTGAGGCCCCTCGACCTGGAGTTCATGCGGAGGCTCAGCAAGATCGTCAACGTGGTGCCGGTGATCGCCAAAGCCGACACGCTCACCCTGGAGGAGCGGGCAGAGTTCAAGCAACGG ATCCAGCAGGACCTGAAGGCCCACGCCATCAGCGTGTACCCGCAGGAGGACTTCGACGAGGACCCGGATGACAGGTTGCTCAACAACGTGATTCGG GAGAAGATCCCGTTCGCCGTGGTGGGGGCAGACCAGGAGCACCAGGTGAACGGCAGGCGGGTGCTGGGCCGCAAGACCAAGTGGGGCATTATCGAAG TGGAGAACCCGATGCACTGCGAATTCCCCATGCTGCAGGACCTGCTCATCCG GTCCCACCTGCAGGATCTCAAGGACATCACCCACAACGTGCATTACGAGAGCTACCGCGTGCGGCGGCTGAATGAGAGCAACCGGGTGGCGCTGAGCCCCGCCAACGGGCTGCCGGGCAAGGACGAGGACGACAGCAACCTCTGA